A section of the Pseudanabaena mucicola str. Chao 1806 genome encodes:
- the folD gene encoding bifunctional methylenetetrahydrofolate dehydrogenase/methenyltetrahydrofolate cyclohydrolase FolD, whose product MGIAKNLENMAAVIDGKALAKKMQSAIAEEVAQLQAQYGRPPGLAVLMVGDNPASAAYVKNKETACHKAGIASFGKHFPASVTQSELEQVIDELNADDRVDGILIQLPLPDKFDAIALLNRLDPDKDADGLHPNNLGKLARGEAGLRSCTPAGVMELLAEAKIDIAGKKAVVIGRSILVGKPVALMLLEENATVTIAHSRTKNLAEITRKADILIAAIGRPEFVTAEMVKPEAVVIDVGINRIIDYEGKSRLVGDVDFTSVSEVASHITPVPGGVGPMTVTMLLHNTVWSYKQKFTKL is encoded by the coding sequence ATGGGTATCGCAAAAAATTTAGAGAATATGGCAGCAGTTATTGACGGCAAAGCCCTTGCTAAGAAAATGCAAAGCGCGATCGCAGAGGAGGTCGCCCAACTACAAGCCCAATATGGTCGTCCTCCAGGGCTAGCCGTCCTAATGGTTGGTGACAATCCTGCCAGTGCAGCCTATGTCAAAAACAAAGAAACTGCCTGTCATAAAGCGGGGATTGCATCTTTTGGGAAGCATTTTCCTGCAAGTGTTACCCAATCAGAATTAGAGCAAGTAATTGATGAACTCAATGCTGATGATCGCGTTGATGGCATTTTGATTCAATTACCTTTACCCGACAAATTTGATGCGATCGCCCTGTTAAACCGTCTTGATCCTGACAAAGATGCCGATGGCTTACACCCAAATAATCTAGGTAAACTGGCACGAGGTGAAGCAGGCTTACGGAGTTGCACACCTGCAGGAGTGATGGAGCTATTAGCCGAAGCCAAAATTGATATTGCTGGTAAAAAGGCTGTAGTGATCGGGCGCAGTATTCTTGTAGGTAAACCTGTCGCTCTCATGCTGTTGGAAGAAAATGCCACAGTGACGATCGCCCATTCCCGCACCAAAAATCTTGCCGAAATTACCCGCAAAGCTGATATTTTAATTGCAGCGATCGGTAGACCTGAATTTGTAACCGCCGAGATGGTAAAACCTGAAGCTGTGGTGATCGATGTGGGGATTAACCGCATCATTGATTATGAAGGCAAGTCCCGATTAGTTGGTGATGTAGACTTTACCAGCGTCAGTGAAGTTGCATCCCACATTACCCCTGTGCCTGGGGGAGTCGGTCCCATGACTGTAACCATGCTCCTACACAACACAGTTTGGAGCTATAAGCAAAAATTTACTAAGCTATAA
- the crtE gene encoding geranylgeranyl diphosphate synthase CrtE: MPSQTVAFNLDKYLRDLKQEVEAALDASIAVTYPEKIYESMRYSLMAGGKRLRPILCLAACELLGGDRAWAMPTACAMEMVHTMSLIHDDLPSMDNDDFRRGKPTNHKVYGDDIAILAGDALLAYAFEFIAAQTQNVPAERILKAIAHLGHAVAATGLVGGQVVDLECEGKQDVTSDTLTFIHLHKTAALLESCVICGALLAGANDTDINRLSTYSNNIGLAFQIVDDILDITATSEELGKTAGKDIAAQKVTYPSLWGIEVSQQKAQELVEQAKAQLVSYGDAALPLVALADYITSRKN; encoded by the coding sequence ATGCCATCACAAACCGTCGCATTTAATTTGGATAAGTATTTACGCGATCTCAAGCAAGAGGTTGAGGCAGCCCTTGATGCTTCGATCGCTGTTACCTATCCCGAAAAAATTTATGAATCTATGCGCTACTCGCTGATGGCTGGTGGTAAGCGGTTGCGCCCCATCCTCTGTCTTGCCGCTTGTGAGTTACTCGGTGGTGATCGGGCTTGGGCGATGCCCACGGCTTGTGCGATGGAGATGGTGCATACAATGTCTTTGATCCATGATGATTTGCCATCGATGGACAATGACGATTTTCGACGAGGCAAACCAACTAATCACAAGGTTTATGGCGATGATATTGCAATTTTGGCGGGGGATGCCTTACTTGCCTATGCATTTGAATTTATTGCCGCCCAAACCCAGAATGTACCTGCGGAGAGGATTTTAAAAGCGATCGCCCATCTTGGTCATGCGGTGGCGGCAACAGGTTTGGTCGGTGGTCAAGTAGTTGACTTAGAATGTGAGGGTAAGCAGGATGTAACTTCAGACACCCTCACATTTATTCATTTACACAAAACTGCGGCTCTATTAGAGTCCTGTGTAATCTGTGGAGCATTGCTAGCAGGTGCAAATGATACCGACATTAATCGTTTATCGACTTATTCTAATAATATTGGTTTAGCTTTTCAGATCGTTGATGACATCCTAGACATCACCGCTACTTCTGAAGAGCTTGGCAAAACTGCTGGTAAAGATATCGCAGCCCAAAAGGTTACTTACCCTAGCCTATGGGGAATTGAGGTTTCTCAGCAAAAAGCTCAGGAATTGGTAGAACAAGCAAAAGCTCAACTGGTAAGTTATGGTGATGCTGCTTTACCACTTGTGGCACTTGCTGATTACATCACTTCTAGGAAAAACTAG
- a CDS encoding divergent PAP2 family protein: protein MNLHPVGEILDNQVLLIALCSSLTAQILKLFIELAQFGKIRPKVVFETGGMPSSHSALVSALATGIGRTQGWDTPQFAIATVFALIVMYDAAGIRRAAGKQAKVLNQIMVEVFEEEHDPLKELLGHTPAQVVAGSLLGILLMWVFL, encoded by the coding sequence ATGAACTTACATCCTGTTGGCGAAATTCTCGATAACCAAGTTCTGCTAATTGCTTTATGTTCTAGCCTAACTGCTCAAATCCTCAAGTTATTTATTGAACTAGCGCAGTTTGGCAAAATCAGACCCAAGGTTGTCTTTGAAACAGGGGGAATGCCTAGCTCGCATTCGGCTCTTGTTTCGGCGCTGGCTACAGGGATCGGACGTACTCAAGGTTGGGACACACCCCAGTTTGCGATCGCTACAGTTTTTGCACTTATCGTTATGTACGATGCCGCAGGTATCCGCCGTGCAGCAGGTAAGCAGGCTAAGGTTCTCAATCAGATCATGGTAGAAGTATTTGAAGAGGAGCATGATCCTCTTAAGGAGCTATTAGGTCATACTCCTGCCCAAGTTGTTGCAGGTTCACTCTTAGGCATTTTGTTAATGTGGGTGTTCTTATAG
- a CDS encoding ion transporter, whose protein sequence is MLKQKISFYLDDLATPIGKLINIAIALLVLASATSFVAQTYPIREITRQSLNLLDDIILGIFVFEYFLRLWCAEEKLKYLLSLYAIVDLLAILPFFLGAIDVTFIRLLRWFRILRLIRLLESRSLFANKTEDIAILLRILFTLFAIVFVFSGLIYQIEHPTNPKFHNFLDAFYFSIFTMTTVGYSDVMPKSDAGKLTTVLMVLTGIALIPVQLGELFKRLIKTANQSDRLGEKKDITCSSCGLSCHDGDAQFCKVCGTKI, encoded by the coding sequence ATGCTAAAACAGAAAATCAGCTTTTATCTTGATGACCTTGCCACACCAATTGGCAAATTGATAAATATTGCGATCGCCCTACTCGTTCTTGCTTCGGCAACCAGCTTTGTCGCCCAAACCTACCCGATTCGTGAGATTACGCGCCAAAGTCTGAATTTACTTGATGACATTATTCTGGGAATATTTGTCTTTGAATATTTTTTGCGGCTATGGTGTGCCGAAGAAAAGCTGAAGTATTTACTTAGCCTCTATGCAATCGTCGATCTGTTAGCAATTTTGCCATTCTTTTTAGGCGCAATCGATGTAACCTTCATTCGGCTCTTACGGTGGTTTCGGATTTTGCGTCTCATTCGCTTATTGGAGTCGCGTTCACTATTTGCCAATAAGACCGAGGATATCGCAATTTTATTGAGAATTTTGTTTACACTATTTGCGATTGTCTTTGTATTTTCAGGCTTAATTTACCAAATTGAGCATCCGACTAATCCCAAATTTCATAACTTTCTGGATGCCTTTTATTTCTCCATTTTTACAATGACGACCGTGGGCTATAGCGATGTGATGCCCAAATCCGATGCAGGAAAATTGACAACTGTACTCATGGTGCTTACGGGGATTGCCCTCATTCCCGTGCAGTTAGGAGAACTATTTAAGCGCTTGATTAAAACTGCGAATCAAAGCGATCGCCTTGGTGAAAAGAAAGATATTACCTGCTCTAGCTGTGGCTTATCTTGTCATGATGGCGATGCTCAGTTTTGTAAGGTATGTGGGACTAAGATTTAA
- a CDS encoding lipid-A-disaccharide synthase-related protein, with protein sequence MEILCISNGHGEDLIGARICIELEKLGFSVIALPLVGVGHAFTKANIPIAAQVTQAMPSGGFVRMDSRQLARDVKSGLVGLTFKQLDFAWKWSRGGRNGKKLILAVGDIVPLLFAWMPAKFGGCNFVFVATAKSEYFWRDRKSYLPHVKKPFGGSNFFPWERVLMSSNHCKAVFVRDLLTAEVLNQEFKLPAIYLGNSMMDGLEPKGIDFGISENDWVVAILPGSRSPEAYENWLTLMLCAQVVARTIPHEVNFLVAIAPDLDLEVIGQSIVQKGWLRIDEMTFRVQNARLILLKDGFSDCLHQCHLGLAMAGTATEQLVGLGKPVITIAGNGPQFTRKFAEEQADLLGCSVNLIDKPAQAAEVLNSILQDPDYFQEAGRNGLERMGQAGASASIAKYIFDNNIVDKVY encoded by the coding sequence GTGGAAATTTTATGTATTAGTAACGGACATGGTGAAGATCTCATCGGAGCCCGTATTTGCATTGAACTAGAAAAATTAGGATTTTCTGTAATCGCTTTGCCACTGGTAGGCGTGGGTCATGCTTTTACTAAAGCCAATATTCCTATTGCTGCTCAAGTGACGCAAGCCATGCCATCGGGGGGATTTGTTCGTATGGATAGTCGCCAACTCGCCCGAGATGTCAAAAGTGGATTAGTGGGACTAACTTTTAAACAACTAGACTTTGCGTGGAAATGGTCACGGGGTGGACGCAATGGTAAAAAATTAATTTTAGCAGTTGGAGATATTGTGCCATTGCTATTTGCATGGATGCCAGCCAAGTTCGGTGGTTGCAATTTTGTCTTTGTTGCTACTGCCAAGTCTGAATATTTTTGGCGTGATCGCAAAAGCTATTTGCCCCATGTCAAAAAGCCCTTCGGCGGCTCCAATTTTTTCCCTTGGGAACGTGTTCTAATGAGTAGCAATCACTGTAAAGCGGTATTTGTCCGCGATTTGCTTACTGCAGAAGTATTGAATCAAGAGTTCAAATTACCTGCAATTTATCTTGGCAATTCGATGATGGATGGACTAGAACCCAAAGGAATTGATTTTGGCATTAGCGAAAATGACTGGGTTGTGGCGATTTTACCTGGATCGCGATCGCCAGAAGCCTATGAAAACTGGCTTACTCTCATGCTCTGTGCTCAGGTTGTCGCAAGGACAATTCCCCATGAAGTGAATTTTTTAGTGGCGATTGCTCCAGATTTAGATCTAGAAGTAATCGGACAGAGCATCGTCCAAAAGGGCTGGTTACGCATTGATGAAATGACTTTTAGAGTTCAGAATGCAAGATTGATTTTATTAAAAGATGGGTTTAGCGATTGTTTGCATCAATGTCATTTAGGCTTGGCAATGGCAGGGACAGCAACAGAACAACTTGTGGGTTTAGGCAAGCCTGTAATCACGATCGCAGGAAACGGTCCTCAGTTTACGCGCAAGTTTGCCGAAGAACAGGCAGATTTATTAGGATGCTCTGTCAACCTGATCGATAAACCAGCTCAAGCCGCCGAGGTCCTCAATAGTATTTTGCAAGATCCTGACTATTTTCAAGAAGCTGGTCGCAATGGCTTAGAAAGAATGGGACAAGCAGGTGCTTCTGCAAGTATTGCTAAATATATCTTTGATAATAATATTGTTGATAAAGTTTACTAA
- a CDS encoding 3'(2'),5'-bisphosphate nucleotidase CysQ family protein, which produces MSLVRPIAWGAGDILMKYYQEPQDLEIKFKGEEDGNVTSADLAANDFILSQLKQTFGTENFAYLSEETEDSIDRLDHEWVWIIDPMDGTSDFIRRTNEFAVHIGLSYRQRPVLGLVATPAQDRLFQGVLGNGAFMETRDGAKQLIHVSDKVNLDKMVVVASRSHRNYQLESILRQLPKAAEIAVGSIGGKFAAIASGKADVYISVSGKSAPKDWDYCAPEIILTEAGGQLTHADLSPLSYNNLELRQWGTIVASNGHCHDRICQISQDAIAPINK; this is translated from the coding sequence ATGTCACTTGTCCGCCCGATCGCTTGGGGCGCAGGTGACATTCTGATGAAGTACTATCAAGAGCCTCAAGATTTAGAAATTAAGTTCAAGGGTGAAGAGGATGGTAATGTCACATCCGCAGATTTAGCTGCTAATGATTTTATTCTGAGTCAGTTAAAGCAAACTTTTGGAACCGAAAATTTTGCCTATCTTAGTGAAGAAACAGAGGATAGTATTGATCGACTTGATCATGAATGGGTATGGATTATCGATCCGATGGATGGTACGAGTGACTTTATTCGGCGGACTAACGAGTTTGCTGTACATATTGGGCTGAGCTATCGTCAACGTCCTGTACTTGGATTAGTGGCAACTCCTGCTCAAGATCGCTTATTTCAGGGCGTTCTGGGGAATGGAGCATTTATGGAAACGAGAGATGGTGCAAAGCAACTTATCCATGTTTCTGATAAGGTTAATCTCGACAAAATGGTGGTAGTTGCTAGCCGTAGTCATCGCAATTACCAATTAGAGAGTATTCTCCGCCAATTGCCCAAGGCGGCTGAAATTGCAGTGGGTAGTATCGGTGGTAAGTTTGCAGCGATCGCTTCAGGTAAGGCAGATGTCTATATTTCCGTATCTGGCAAATCTGCCCCCAAGGATTGGGACTATTGCGCTCCTGAGATTATTTTGACTGAGGCGGGGGGACAACTTACGCACGCAGATCTGTCACCACTGTCTTACAACAACCTTGAATTAAGGCAATGGGGAACTATCGTAGCTAGTAATGGGCATTGTCATGATCGGATTTGTCAAATTAGCCAAGATGCGATCGCGCCAATCAATAAGTGA
- a CDS encoding DUF4359 domain-containing protein, with product MKLQIILIGIVVVAVGMTITNPSKDRYIEYATEQFSETGKTSICAGENIPIAAQQSCKFVISQGKGVIKRIVNNSTKQQNFILFSLYETDLPNKKVTTIAAFGNFHMLK from the coding sequence ATGAAATTGCAAATAATTTTAATTGGGATTGTAGTAGTTGCTGTCGGTATGACAATCACTAATCCCAGCAAAGATCGCTACATCGAATATGCAACAGAGCAGTTTTCGGAAACAGGTAAAACCTCAATTTGTGCTGGTGAAAATATACCGATCGCTGCTCAACAATCCTGTAAATTTGTGATCTCTCAGGGTAAAGGGGTAATCAAGAGAATTGTTAACAACTCGACTAAACAGCAAAACTTTATTTTGTTTAGTCTTTACGAAACGGATCTACCGAATAAAAAAGTAACGACTATCGCTGCCTTTGGTAATTTTCATATGCTCAAATAA
- the obgE gene encoding GTPase ObgE translates to MHFIDRATIQVKSGNGGDGLVAFRREKYVPAGGPAGGNGGNGGSVILQATTDLQTLLDFRFENIFKAEDGGRGGPSNMTGKRGSDRIIKVPLGTVVMNDETGEFLGDLTEVNQTLVVAKGGKGGLGNRHFLSNQNRAPDYALPGLPGEELTLYLELKLIAEVGIIGLPNAGKSTLISVVSAARPKIADYPFTTLVPNLGVVSKPSGDGVVFADIPGLIEGASDGIGLGHDFLRHVERTKLLIHLIDVTQEEPLEAYHTIQEELAAYGHGLDEKPQILALNKIDAMLPEDVDAIASHFDQPILQISAASKKGLDKLLQTVWKLLDQFEQDNP, encoded by the coding sequence ATGCATTTTATTGATCGCGCCACAATACAAGTAAAGTCTGGAAATGGAGGTGATGGACTCGTTGCCTTTCGCCGAGAAAAATATGTACCTGCGGGGGGACCTGCGGGCGGCAATGGCGGCAATGGCGGCTCGGTGATTTTACAGGCAACTACTGATCTCCAAACTCTTCTAGACTTTCGCTTCGAGAATATTTTTAAAGCAGAAGATGGTGGGCGTGGCGGTCCTAGCAACATGACGGGCAAGCGTGGCAGCGATCGCATTATCAAAGTACCATTGGGTACTGTGGTCATGAATGACGAAACAGGTGAGTTTTTGGGCGATCTCACTGAAGTGAATCAAACTTTGGTAGTAGCTAAGGGTGGTAAAGGCGGCTTAGGTAATCGACATTTCTTGAGCAATCAAAATCGTGCCCCTGACTATGCTTTACCAGGATTACCAGGGGAAGAACTGACATTGTATTTAGAACTAAAACTTATTGCCGAAGTGGGAATTATTGGCTTACCTAATGCAGGTAAATCAACTCTGATCTCAGTTGTCTCCGCAGCACGCCCCAAAATTGCGGATTACCCTTTTACGACCCTAGTACCAAATCTAGGAGTCGTCTCCAAACCATCAGGCGATGGCGTAGTCTTTGCTGATATTCCTGGATTAATCGAAGGTGCTTCTGATGGTATTGGCTTAGGGCATGATTTTTTGCGTCATGTTGAACGCACCAAACTTTTAATTCATTTAATAGATGTTACCCAAGAGGAGCCTTTAGAGGCCTATCACACAATTCAAGAAGAGTTAGCTGCTTATGGTCATGGCTTAGACGAAAAGCCTCAGATTCTCGCCTTAAATAAAATTGATGCGATGTTGCCTGAAGATGTTGATGCGATCGCTTCACATTTTGATCAGCCGATTCTCCAAATTTCAGCCGCCTCGAAAAAGGGTTTAGATAAACTCTTGCAAACAGTCTGGAAACTATTGGATCAATTTGAGCAAGACAATCCATAA
- a CDS encoding SH3 domain-containing protein — translation MRFPETAKSSTSLAFSLGIIVAIVATGWYYVILPFQKHPQRPVFSNDLKSVPAPVPPIMAIKAPTMPQPTVKAKPKANDAKYQGKVNASIGLVFRAEPSQGSKSVGGADFNTKVSVIRETPDREWVYVRNESTKEEGWVRSGNITKE, via the coding sequence ATGAGATTTCCCGAAACCGCAAAATCGAGTACAAGTTTAGCTTTTAGTCTAGGGATAATTGTGGCGATCGTGGCTACAGGCTGGTATTACGTCATTTTGCCATTTCAGAAACATCCCCAAAGACCTGTATTTTCTAATGATCTCAAGTCGGTTCCCGCCCCTGTCCCACCGATCATGGCTATTAAAGCTCCAACGATGCCCCAACCAACAGTCAAGGCAAAGCCAAAAGCAAATGATGCTAAATATCAAGGCAAGGTTAACGCTAGCATTGGGCTAGTATTTCGTGCGGAACCAAGTCAAGGTTCTAAAAGTGTTGGTGGTGCGGACTTTAATACTAAAGTTTCTGTAATTCGGGAAACTCCCGATCGCGAATGGGTATATGTTCGCAATGAAAGTACTAAAGAGGAAGGCTGGGTCAGATCTGGCAATATCACCAAAGAATAA
- a CDS encoding ATP phosphoribosyltransferase regulatory subunit codes for MVHQLPTGAKDLLPLDVAQKCWIESRIQKVFQSWGYQRIITPTVEHLRSLTAGGAVDPKSVIQLHSNSIDILGLRPEFTASIARAYAARLASHVATCPQRLYYNANVFRRRANSTSEESFQAGVELLGASGLLADGEILLLLAESLDHVELPDWQIILGDARLTVELLALLPEQYRTKVRQSLAKLDRIAITEMDLPEDVKGYALELVDLRGKPKDILSRLSASKWTSGLTGEINYLKSLIDLWESTNQKASDRLILDLSFMQTFDYYTGIVFELVCNNYVVAQGGRYDHLLGVYHPQNISYPSIGFCINLEDLQQALHKQLPQTLSTSNCLVVAKTPEALQSAFSYAAKLRQEPQISAIELELEFRNADVVRDHARSRGITEIAWVSSNGAIETETISI; via the coding sequence ATGGTGCATCAACTACCGACTGGCGCAAAAGACTTACTTCCCCTAGATGTTGCTCAAAAGTGTTGGATCGAGAGCCGCATTCAAAAAGTTTTTCAGTCATGGGGCTATCAACGCATCATTACCCCAACAGTAGAACATTTGCGATCTCTCACCGCAGGCGGAGCCGTCGATCCTAAATCCGTAATCCAACTACATAGCAACAGTATCGACATTTTAGGATTACGTCCCGAATTTACAGCCTCGATCGCTCGTGCCTATGCCGCCCGTTTGGCTAGTCATGTGGCTACCTGTCCGCAACGACTTTATTACAACGCCAATGTCTTTCGACGCAGAGCTAACAGCACCTCCGAAGAATCCTTTCAAGCTGGCGTAGAGCTGCTGGGAGCTTCAGGGCTATTAGCTGATGGCGAAATTTTGCTGCTTTTAGCCGAGAGCCTTGATCACGTAGAGCTACCCGATTGGCAGATTATCCTCGGCGATGCAAGACTTACAGTAGAACTACTCGCTCTCCTGCCAGAGCAATATCGTACCAAAGTCCGCCAAAGCCTAGCCAAACTTGATCGCATTGCCATTACTGAAATGGACTTACCCGAAGATGTCAAAGGCTATGCTCTCGAACTAGTTGATCTACGTGGCAAGCCCAAGGATATCTTGAGTCGTCTTTCTGCAAGCAAATGGACATCAGGATTAACGGGTGAGATCAATTACCTCAAGTCATTAATTGATCTCTGGGAAAGTACTAATCAAAAGGCTAGCGATCGCCTCATCCTCGATCTTAGCTTTATGCAAACCTTTGACTACTATACGGGGATCGTGTTCGAGCTTGTCTGTAATAACTATGTTGTGGCTCAAGGTGGACGCTACGATCATCTGTTGGGAGTCTATCATCCCCAAAATATCAGCTATCCCAGTATCGGCTTTTGCATTAATCTTGAAGATCTGCAACAGGCTCTTCATAAGCAATTACCACAAACCCTCTCTACCTCAAACTGCCTAGTTGTCGCTAAGACTCCAGAAGCACTGCAATCCGCCTTTTCCTATGCCGCTAAATTACGTCAAGAACCGCAAATATCAGCGATCGAGTTAGAGCTAGAGTTTCGTAATGCTGATGTAGTTCGTGACCATGCGCGATCGCGTGGGATTACTGAGATTGCATGGGTCAGTAGCAACGGTGCAATCGAGACAGAAACAATCTCTATCTAA